The following proteins are co-located in the Vibrio azureus genome:
- a CDS encoding polymorphic toxin-type HINT domain-containing protein produces MSNNHLINKTTIWALLVASFLPGQAISASSTPTLELSGEYKTSGGNATYSVPISIAPGRAGHQPVLNLRYQSNLPNGLMGIGWQLGGQSTIYRCGKNLNIDGLKGGVGFNQEDRYCLDGERLIAVNGADGKDLTEYRVKKNGYDKIVSFGDSGGSGPAYFKIWRTDGSVLEYGVSADSRVELPNQSHVYKWAINKKTDASKHNHIQYQYREDNAAGIHQLRNISYVGGKVEFRYEDRKDKSSQYLFGSVLNRTERLKQVVTFDADAKQIGTYGINYRYSNETERSLVNKVQYCSVQGACSTPIDFEWVDELAQNSMRKKSSLDFARANYFDVDRDGNKELYGVEILESHFETCSSRRPKFNPNIWAQRGRYRKTPGKIRRLDGTYTGPGDLGSFALIGSIDSPALYSLSVLSPNGVCGPHETYDYWRFADVKDVSNYTPELDGSMKQYGSNLKFAADLNGDGKQTLQNKPTYKKKPRSVKVIDIDNDGRDDWVYVDTDHKRLIFRLSQRNHAVYSLPVQTRSYGGQGRTKEYFSLSHVNFRDINNDGYLDFSVIDLERRGVSVYLFDGKNYIKSASSQSKIFNLSSPHPINIIDFNANGYPELCLINTCWANEAGKINFQKPRTVADIKDVYLVDDLNGDGVDDFVGSVGESSSKYQAYKQTSYKYQSEGKASNRIKAIKEALKSFEINYSSATNKTVHTQKRYFDYPFLNTTPVRYLVREVIKIPLGAGYPMGQYYSLSVLPTRYSYNYEGAKYHALGGGFLGFETITEVESIAFNLTSIWLNSYEMTTTVSHYNQLDLKKAGELKKVEVYKHVGKRRFIYQASDKITSTSYEYQTVDKGNGAYQVYPSKVIKQQFESGALQKTTQVSSSINAFGAITREETTVSNALNRKDRFTTRVDNQYLSQGYSTTSYTYNTITSNTVSYMAAKFARYQDGLTAYCSTTSKDIYFKPEDRFVLIHGDVDTPILVTQHQERFRYHVTGTSRDPYNGITQQTGALSQISQAEFDRQTLTPCGQYQLGNVIGDSQLELSTTTNSVAQSVTQTGQEYWKVGARSRSVKTITDHQSGLSKTTQNDYSYNSQGLLSQAITSGSEYETGMGGGGRLAFAYQYDTWGNVVSESQSGSDLPTRTTRYGFEANGLKLKTTTNAKGHTIRTVYDGQGRLVSETSALKGRTTRYEYDAFGREVRRTLPGKNNRIEQTYQLGAQCEHRLSTTASCVTTTQSNGVTQVMQYDYADREVRRLHRAFDGRWVVVDTGWDRQGHKTFVTTAQFLDQKGKAPRVTFEYDKFDREIRRIEPANRGTLAIFTTQYKGFRIEGTDARGFKRSTTHNVMGHVIRKDEPLGAYQTYQYYPDGKLKRTQDSAGNITQIQYDNLGYRTQLDDPDIGHWYYRYNALGELVYKRDANGVVTQVEYDTLGRKVSQKEGNETSQWRYDERGALGTLSWMSGKGQRSDYFYDQAGLLQEKAVTVGKEIFSTQYTYDAFERIAREVRPDGKTKTSELGKPDNQRLAVEYVYNQYGYVSAVRSPKTFADDIFASAKFREDIRQLLQQSINQANLYLQRASRYAKQEGFFREKYHEYRNKQVDVFNLDEAAANQLKDHHRYKQWCDQQGTCYLRPATWVILHDDVTIPLDVTLEGDIFRIDTERTSSGSKDGLATHEMTANPVPDNALDGLTLTQMQDMLMSGDYDGNGTLDMMRQGDIYAAKADDSLRGELLFAAEDLEQAANIAHRQYKEYRTLASDLLGLVDKVAKLSGVYCDFANTLGGDRVNASLRGRCQSSGGVSQADMLDTILTNAELAAANNSDAYVYYWQRQSTDAFDHTLSEMLGNGLMNTYEHDVNTGRVNVIATYEANKVFSSDGVSKPSRAPHIRQLRYKYDNHDNVTERYDEQLGITDRWTYDALDRVDSNTIALADKTQHGLNNPDLTGKRSYRYDKLGNIVYKSDIGDYQYSGIGAGPHAVTQANGLSYQYDAAGNMLSAKAKGSKTDERILRWSPYNKPTKIIRKGKTVEFSYDANHERYLKRSSDGTVTFYFGKTYERVKNLKTGEIQHQHFVFADGKLIALNTQTTDSNNKLKNKQIRYLHYDALESVDMVTDGYGLVVEKRSYDTWGKQRHVLWQDSSAASVIQAAITNRGYTGHEEITEVGLIHMNGRVYDQELGRFVSADPLVQAPYVVNSFNRYSYVMNNPLKYTDPKGYFCSDADGSNASSSCDVGSDTSSNDSTGDSNGRSSDGKGSGDSTKNNESEQTSNLSSEGEQKSQAEEEVESGGWISAIAGLAYDLSPISTVVDIANGVVETGEALAAGEFKQAGMAVGGALFGVVAKKFKAPVNFYKKVSKKFGKQCFIRGTMIHVQGGLKPIEDIQVGDLVASKDELTGDTDWKPVVTLFRNENKRIFNLTLLNGDGEKEQLGVTAEHPFWVEGQGWVEAGVLEVGQRISTVDGAELAVHSIAYDEELHTTYNFEVGDYHSYFVGENGAWVHNDCSSPEFESIPKHGKIKKGKANPEPTNPQQALDNSIELPGKTTRRVSVDKQTGEFSVFDEHTPGKFHGHSRTWKELDQTMQATLRKAGLVNKKGKIK; encoded by the coding sequence GTGAGCAATAACCATTTAATAAATAAAACCACGATATGGGCGCTTTTGGTTGCCTCATTCTTGCCGGGGCAGGCGATTTCTGCCTCTTCCACCCCGACCCTAGAGCTATCAGGGGAATACAAAACCAGTGGCGGAAATGCGACTTACTCTGTTCCTATCAGTATTGCACCAGGTCGAGCGGGTCATCAGCCAGTGCTGAATTTGCGTTACCAAAGTAATTTACCCAATGGCCTTATGGGCATCGGCTGGCAATTGGGCGGACAATCAACCATCTACCGTTGTGGTAAAAACTTAAACATCGACGGCTTAAAAGGTGGGGTAGGCTTTAACCAAGAGGATCGTTATTGTCTGGATGGCGAACGTCTGATCGCCGTTAACGGCGCGGATGGAAAAGACCTAACGGAATATCGTGTTAAGAAGAATGGTTACGATAAAATCGTTTCATTCGGGGATAGCGGTGGCTCTGGTCCGGCTTACTTTAAAATTTGGCGCACGGATGGCTCGGTTTTAGAGTACGGGGTTAGTGCCGATTCTCGGGTTGAACTACCTAATCAATCACATGTTTACAAGTGGGCGATCAATAAGAAAACTGACGCCAGTAAACATAATCATATTCAATACCAATATCGCGAAGATAATGCGGCGGGCATCCATCAACTGCGTAATATCAGTTACGTGGGCGGAAAAGTCGAGTTCCGATACGAAGACCGCAAGGACAAGAGCTCACAATATTTATTTGGCAGCGTGTTAAATCGCACCGAGCGCCTCAAACAAGTGGTCACATTTGATGCTGATGCTAAACAAATCGGCACCTATGGTATTAATTATCGCTACTCTAACGAAACTGAGCGCAGTCTGGTAAACAAGGTGCAATATTGCTCTGTACAAGGCGCCTGTAGTACGCCTATTGATTTTGAATGGGTAGACGAACTCGCTCAAAACTCAATGAGAAAGAAATCTTCTCTGGATTTTGCCCGAGCCAACTATTTTGATGTCGATAGAGACGGCAATAAAGAGTTATATGGAGTAGAAATTCTCGAGTCTCATTTTGAAACGTGTAGTTCTCGTAGGCCTAAATTCAATCCAAATATCTGGGCTCAAAGAGGTAGATATCGAAAAACACCAGGAAAAATTCGCAGATTAGATGGAACATATACAGGACCAGGTGATCTAGGCAGCTTTGCCTTAATTGGAAGCATTGATTCGCCAGCTTTATACTCTTTATCAGTGCTTAGTCCAAATGGCGTGTGTGGTCCTCATGAAACGTATGATTATTGGCGATTTGCTGATGTAAAGGATGTGAGCAATTATACCCCAGAACTTGATGGTTCCATGAAGCAATATGGCAGCAATTTAAAATTTGCTGCGGATCTTAATGGTGATGGTAAACAAACACTGCAAAATAAGCCTACTTATAAGAAGAAACCGAGATCAGTTAAGGTTATTGATATAGATAATGATGGTCGTGATGATTGGGTTTATGTTGATACGGATCATAAAAGATTGATCTTTCGACTATCTCAACGTAATCATGCGGTTTATTCTTTGCCAGTCCAAACCAGAAGCTATGGTGGTCAGGGACGTACAAAAGAATATTTTAGTCTTTCTCATGTGAATTTTCGTGATATTAATAACGATGGTTACTTAGACTTTTCTGTTATTGATTTAGAGCGAAGAGGGGTTTCAGTTTATCTATTTGATGGTAAAAACTACATTAAGTCAGCCAGTTCACAAAGTAAAATATTTAACTTATCGTCCCCTCATCCAATTAACATTATCGATTTTAATGCTAATGGGTATCCTGAGTTATGTTTGATAAATACTTGCTGGGCTAACGAAGCGGGTAAAATTAACTTCCAAAAGCCACGTACGGTTGCTGATATCAAAGACGTCTATCTGGTTGATGATCTTAATGGAGATGGGGTTGATGATTTTGTTGGTAGTGTTGGCGAATCTTCGAGTAAATACCAAGCGTATAAGCAAACTTCGTATAAATACCAATCAGAAGGCAAAGCCTCTAACCGAATAAAAGCCATTAAAGAAGCTTTAAAGTCCTTTGAGATAAACTATAGCTCTGCAACAAATAAAACGGTACATACTCAAAAGCGCTATTTTGATTACCCTTTCTTAAATACGACCCCTGTACGTTATTTAGTCAGGGAGGTCATTAAGATCCCATTAGGGGCGGGTTACCCAATGGGCCAATATTATTCATTATCAGTTTTGCCAACCCGTTATTCATATAACTATGAAGGGGCTAAGTATCACGCTTTAGGCGGCGGTTTTTTAGGTTTTGAAACCATCACGGAAGTTGAATCCATAGCATTTAACTTAACCAGTATTTGGCTTAATTCTTATGAAATGACGACAACAGTCAGTCATTACAACCAGTTAGATTTGAAAAAAGCAGGAGAACTGAAAAAAGTTGAGGTCTACAAGCATGTTGGTAAAAGGCGGTTTATTTATCAAGCCTCAGATAAAATCACCTCAACAAGCTACGAGTATCAAACCGTAGATAAGGGAAATGGCGCTTACCAAGTCTATCCTAGTAAGGTCATTAAACAGCAGTTTGAGTCCGGCGCGTTACAGAAAACCACCCAGGTATCCAGCTCCATCAATGCCTTCGGTGCGATCACTCGCGAAGAAACCACAGTCAGCAATGCATTAAACCGCAAAGACCGTTTTACGACTCGAGTGGACAATCAATACCTGTCTCAAGGCTACAGTACAACGTCGTATACCTACAACACCATTACTTCAAATACGGTGTCGTACATGGCAGCGAAGTTTGCTCGTTATCAAGATGGGCTGACGGCGTATTGTTCAACGACAAGTAAAGACATCTACTTTAAGCCTGAAGATCGATTTGTTCTTATTCATGGCGATGTGGATACACCCATTTTGGTGACGCAACACCAAGAGCGTTTCCGTTATCACGTGACTGGCACCTCGCGTGACCCTTACAATGGCATCACTCAACAAACAGGTGCGCTGAGTCAAATCAGTCAGGCAGAATTTGACCGTCAAACCTTAACGCCATGTGGGCAATATCAGCTAGGCAATGTGATTGGAGACAGTCAATTGGAGCTGAGTACGACGACCAACAGCGTGGCTCAATCGGTCACCCAAACCGGTCAAGAGTACTGGAAGGTTGGCGCTCGCTCACGCAGCGTGAAAACCATCACTGACCATCAATCAGGGTTAAGTAAAACCACACAAAATGACTACAGCTATAACAGTCAAGGGCTGCTGAGTCAGGCGATAACGTCAGGCTCTGAATACGAAACGGGCATGGGAGGAGGAGGCCGATTAGCGTTTGCCTACCAATATGATACCTGGGGTAATGTGGTGAGTGAGAGCCAATCTGGCAGCGACTTACCTACTCGTACCACGCGTTATGGCTTCGAAGCGAACGGATTAAAACTCAAAACAACCACCAATGCCAAAGGTCATACGATCAGGACGGTTTATGATGGGCAAGGTCGTTTAGTGAGCGAAACCAGTGCGCTTAAAGGCCGAACTACGCGTTACGAATACGATGCGTTTGGTCGAGAAGTACGCCGAACGTTACCTGGGAAAAACAATCGCATCGAGCAAACGTATCAGTTGGGTGCGCAATGTGAACACCGTTTATCCACTACGGCGTCTTGTGTCACGACCACACAGAGCAATGGTGTGACTCAGGTAATGCAGTATGATTATGCAGACCGAGAAGTGCGCCGACTGCACCGAGCTTTTGATGGTCGTTGGGTGGTTGTTGATACTGGCTGGGATAGGCAAGGCCATAAAACCTTTGTTACGACGGCTCAGTTCCTTGACCAAAAAGGGAAAGCGCCTCGTGTGACGTTTGAATACGATAAGTTTGATCGTGAAATTCGTCGTATTGAGCCTGCGAATCGCGGCACATTAGCCATTTTTACCACACAATATAAAGGGTTCCGTATTGAGGGTACGGATGCACGCGGCTTTAAACGCAGCACCACACACAATGTGATGGGGCATGTGATCCGTAAAGACGAGCCATTAGGGGCTTATCAAACCTATCAATATTACCCAGACGGTAAGCTAAAACGTACGCAAGATTCCGCCGGTAATATTACTCAGATCCAATACGATAACCTTGGTTACCGCACCCAATTGGATGATCCGGATATCGGGCATTGGTATTATCGCTACAATGCACTCGGTGAGCTAGTGTACAAGCGTGATGCCAATGGGGTCGTGACTCAAGTCGAGTACGATACCTTAGGTCGTAAGGTGTCTCAAAAGGAAGGGAACGAAACCTCGCAGTGGCGTTATGACGAGCGTGGTGCTTTAGGTACGCTGTCGTGGATGAGCGGTAAAGGCCAACGCAGTGATTATTTCTATGACCAGGCCGGTTTACTGCAAGAAAAAGCGGTCACCGTTGGTAAAGAAATCTTCTCAACACAGTACACTTATGACGCGTTTGAACGTATCGCTCGGGAAGTGAGACCTGATGGCAAAACGAAAACATCGGAGCTGGGTAAACCTGATAATCAACGCCTTGCGGTGGAGTATGTGTATAACCAATACGGTTATGTTTCAGCCGTTAGAAGCCCGAAAACCTTCGCAGATGACATCTTCGCCAGCGCGAAATTCCGCGAAGACATCCGTCAGTTACTTCAGCAATCAATCAATCAGGCGAACCTCTATTTGCAACGGGCGAGCCGTTATGCAAAACAAGAAGGTTTCTTCAGAGAGAAATATCATGAATACCGTAATAAACAGGTCGATGTATTTAACCTAGATGAAGCGGCAGCCAATCAGCTAAAAGACCATCATCGTTATAAACAGTGGTGCGATCAACAAGGTACTTGTTATCTTCGTCCTGCAACATGGGTAATTTTGCATGATGACGTTACCATCCCATTGGATGTCACGTTAGAGGGCGATATCTTCCGTATCGATACCGAACGTACCTCTAGTGGAAGTAAAGATGGATTAGCAACGCATGAAATGACCGCTAACCCAGTGCCGGACAATGCCCTCGATGGTCTGACTCTGACACAGATGCAAGACATGCTGATGTCGGGTGACTACGACGGTAACGGCACGCTTGATATGATGCGCCAAGGGGATATTTACGCAGCCAAAGCGGATGACAGCTTACGTGGAGAGTTACTGTTTGCTGCTGAAGACTTAGAGCAAGCGGCCAATATTGCCCATCGTCAATATAAGGAATATCGAACGTTAGCGAGTGACTTATTGGGGCTCGTCGATAAAGTTGCCAAACTCAGTGGAGTATATTGCGATTTTGCCAATACGTTGGGAGGCGATCGCGTTAATGCCAGCTTAAGAGGTCGGTGTCAAAGTAGCGGTGGTGTTAGCCAAGCCGATATGCTGGACACGATTTTGACCAACGCAGAGTTGGCGGCGGCCAATAATAGCGATGCTTATGTTTACTATTGGCAGCGCCAGTCGACGGATGCATTTGACCATACCTTAAGTGAAATGCTGGGTAATGGTTTGATGAACACTTACGAGCACGACGTCAATACTGGCCGAGTGAACGTGATTGCCACTTATGAAGCGAATAAGGTGTTCAGCTCCGATGGCGTGAGTAAACCATCACGTGCACCACATATCCGTCAGTTACGTTATAAGTACGACAATCACGATAATGTGACCGAGCGTTATGATGAGCAACTGGGTATCACGGATCGCTGGACTTACGATGCACTTGACCGTGTTGACAGCAATACGATCGCATTGGCTGATAAAACGCAGCATGGTTTAAACAACCCGGATCTAACAGGGAAGCGCAGCTATCGCTACGATAAGTTGGGGAACATTGTTTATAAGTCGGATATTGGGGATTACCAATACTCAGGCATAGGCGCTGGACCGCATGCGGTGACACAGGCAAACGGCTTGTCGTATCAGTATGATGCGGCGGGTAATATGCTCAGTGCCAAAGCGAAAGGCAGTAAAACTGATGAACGTATTTTACGTTGGTCTCCGTACAATAAACCGACCAAAATTATTCGTAAGGGTAAGACGGTTGAGTTCTCGTATGATGCCAATCATGAACGTTACTTAAAGCGTTCGTCGGATGGCACCGTGACGTTCTACTTCGGTAAGACGTATGAGCGAGTGAAAAACCTGAAAACCGGTGAAATACAACACCAACATTTTGTTTTCGCTGACGGTAAGTTGATTGCGCTTAATACGCAAACCACAGACAGCAATAACAAGCTGAAGAACAAGCAGATTCGTTACCTGCATTACGATGCCCTTGAATCGGTAGACATGGTGACCGATGGCTACGGCCTTGTGGTGGAAAAACGCAGTTATGATACGTGGGGCAAGCAGCGTCATGTTCTGTGGCAAGACAGCAGCGCAGCCAGCGTTATCCAAGCGGCGATCACAAACCGAGGTTACACTGGACATGAGGAAATAACCGAAGTTGGCTTGATCCACATGAATGGTCGGGTATATGACCAAGAACTCGGCCGTTTTGTCAGTGCGGACCCATTGGTGCAAGCACCCTATGTGGTTAATAGTTTCAACCGTTATTCCTATGTAATGAATAACCCATTGAAGTATACTGATCCAAAAGGGTATTTCTGCTCAGATGCTGACGGGAGTAATGCGAGCAGCAGTTGTGATGTTGGTAGTGATACTTCAAGCAACGATTCTACTGGTGACTCGAATGGCCGTTCCAGTGATGGTAAAGGAAGCGGCGACTCGACTAAAAATAACGAGAGTGAGCAAACGTCAAATTTATCCAGTGAAGGAGAACAAAAATCTCAAGCTGAAGAGGAAGTAGAGAGCGGTGGCTGGATTAGTGCCATTGCAGGTTTAGCCTATGACCTGTCACCTATTTCTACAGTTGTTGACATAGCTAATGGGGTAGTTGAAACTGGCGAGGCACTGGCTGCAGGTGAATTTAAACAAGCAGGAATGGCAGTCGGCGGGGCATTATTTGGTGTCGTTGCTAAGAAGTTCAAAGCACCAGTTAATTTCTATAAGAAAGTTTCTAAGAAATTTGGCAAACAATGCTTTATTCGCGGTACGATGATTCATGTCCAAGGTGGATTGAAACCCATCGAAGACATTCAAGTCGGCGATCTCGTTGCTTCAAAAGATGAATTGACGGGAGATACGGATTGGAAACCCGTAGTCACCTTGTTCCGTAATGAAAATAAGCGAATTTTTAATCTCACTTTACTTAACGGTGATGGAGAAAAAGAACAATTAGGGGTGACTGCTGAACATCCATTTTGGGTTGAAGGCCAAGGATGGGTTGAGGCTGGCGTACTTGAAGTAGGGCAACGTATATCGACGGTAGACGGTGCTGAATTAGCGGTACACTCGATAGCTTATGATGAAGAGCTGCACACAACCTACAATTTTGAGGTAGGCGACTACCATAGCTACTTTGTGGGTGAGAATGGTGCTTGGGTTCATAATGATTGTTCCTCTCCTGAATTTGAGTCGATTCCTAAGCATGGAAAAATTAAGAAAGGCAAAGCAAACCCTGAGCCTACAAACCCGCAACAAGCTCTCGATAATTCGATAGAACTCCCAGGAAAGACGACACGAAGGGTATCTGTTGATAAGCAAACTGGAGAATTTTCAGTTTTCGATGAGCATACGCCAGGGAAATTCCACGGTCATTCAAGGACGTGGAAGGAATTAGATCAGACTATGCAAGCTACATTGCGTAAGGCCGGACTGGTTAACAAAAAAGGCAAGATAAAATGA
- a CDS encoding MipA/OmpV family protein, whose amino-acid sequence MHKSLLLVSTLLVSAYSNANSTLSLGVGAVYSPSPYIGMDTQVTPLPSIMYRDEHFSIEGTTASYSFNGQGAPVEFFAKVGFDPRIMRPSDSSDVDIKKLDKRKTSFLGGAGVKFHFRGTPAYVESTIATDISGVHNGHYGEIKAALPLRMGVFGITPSIGYQINSAGLNDHLYGVSREEASRTRFNEYSMDYEGDYFVGLGGYMYLTKNITLMGSLRYLSLEDDLKNSPILSDTDSVTGYLSVNYTFF is encoded by the coding sequence ATGCATAAATCATTATTGCTTGTATCGACATTGCTCGTCAGCGCTTACTCAAATGCAAATAGCACCCTTTCTCTAGGGGTTGGTGCTGTTTACTCTCCTTCTCCATATATTGGTATGGATACTCAAGTTACACCGCTCCCATCGATCATGTACCGTGACGAACACTTTAGTATTGAAGGAACAACGGCAAGCTATAGCTTTAATGGTCAGGGTGCCCCGGTTGAATTTTTTGCTAAAGTTGGCTTCGACCCTCGAATTATGCGTCCATCTGACTCCAGTGACGTAGATATTAAGAAGCTAGACAAGCGCAAAACGTCGTTCCTCGGTGGCGCTGGCGTGAAATTTCACTTCCGTGGAACGCCTGCTTATGTGGAAAGTACCATCGCAACGGATATCAGCGGTGTCCACAATGGCCATTACGGTGAAATAAAAGCCGCCCTACCACTCAGAATGGGGGTATTCGGCATCACACCTTCGATTGGTTATCAGATCAACAGTGCGGGCTTGAATGATCACCTTTATGGCGTTTCTCGTGAAGAAGCAAGTCGCACTCGATTCAATGAGTACTCAATGGATTACGAAGGTGACTACTTTGTTGGATTAGGCGGTTATATGTACCTTACAAAGAACATCACCTTAATGGGTAGCCTGCGTTATCTAAGCCTAGAAGATGATTTGAAGAACAGCCCTATTTTATCTGATACAGACAGTGTTACTGGGTACTTATCAGTCAACTACACGTTCTTTTAA
- a CDS encoding MFS transporter, whose amino-acid sequence MVSFMSKIQIILISFIMALSYFFASSMYAPSLPDIESSLQTTDSLAQQSLSFFFIALAFSQLSCGPLSERYGRKPVALVSAIIFLAGSIVCLSSVNIHTLLLGRVIQGLGVGGLYLLCRTVLQDSFNKSELMGILAWYGVLFMGLPGLTPVLGGYIAGHYGWQGNFVFMAILASLILLVVTFKQKETIAKKNPHAIKPKQMLKDYTLIISHPIFLSYLAMMISGTSCILLFQVTGSFVAQNQYGLSIEQFSHGMLALMAASVSSRLFWNSFLKTRSSETMTLVLGVLIQIAGGLLALYSIAIQSYSILVTAFALFAFGSTFLTTVASVSALYLFPNHRGQVGAIYGALQMLGAFGFTLGLSALPTDQNTMVIASWLLIALSAAALLKITLTSKQNKEEATS is encoded by the coding sequence GTGGTGTCATTTATGTCAAAAATCCAAATTATTCTAATTAGCTTTATCATGGCGCTCAGCTATTTTTTTGCATCAAGTATGTATGCGCCCAGCTTGCCAGACATTGAAAGTAGCTTACAAACGACTGACTCTCTTGCTCAGCAGTCATTAAGCTTTTTCTTTATTGCCCTTGCATTCAGTCAATTAAGCTGTGGTCCTTTATCTGAACGCTATGGCCGTAAGCCCGTTGCACTTGTCTCTGCTATCATCTTTTTAGCTGGTTCTATCGTTTGTTTATCATCGGTCAATATACACACTTTGTTATTAGGTCGTGTTATTCAAGGACTAGGAGTGGGTGGACTGTATCTTCTTTGCCGAACGGTGCTACAAGATTCCTTTAATAAAAGTGAGTTGATGGGCATACTCGCTTGGTATGGCGTTCTTTTTATGGGATTGCCTGGTTTGACACCTGTTTTAGGCGGTTATATTGCAGGCCATTATGGGTGGCAAGGTAACTTTGTTTTCATGGCTATTTTAGCGTCACTGATATTGCTGGTGGTGACCTTTAAACAAAAAGAAACCATTGCGAAGAAGAACCCACATGCTATAAAACCCAAACAAATGCTCAAAGACTACACATTGATCATTTCTCATCCGATATTTTTGAGTTATTTAGCCATGATGATCAGTGGGACGAGTTGTATCCTTCTTTTCCAAGTGACAGGTTCATTTGTTGCCCAGAATCAATATGGTTTATCTATTGAGCAATTCAGTCATGGTATGCTCGCACTCATGGCCGCAAGTGTTTCATCTCGCCTCTTCTGGAATTCATTTCTCAAAACCAGGAGCAGTGAGACCATGACGTTAGTACTAGGAGTGTTAATCCAGATTGCTGGTGGGCTTTTAGCTCTCTACAGTATTGCAATACAAAGCTACTCCATTTTAGTGACCGCCTTTGCGCTTTTTGCATTTGGCTCAACTTTCCTCACTACGGTGGCTAGCGTTTCTGCACTTTACTTATTTCCTAATCACCGTGGTCAAGTCGGTGCCATATATGGCGCACTACAAATGCTGGGTGCATTTGGCTTTACTTTAGGTTTATCAGCTTTACCGACCGATCAAAACACCATGGTTATCGCTAGTTGGCTTTTAATCGCGTTAAGTGCTGCCGCTTTATTGAAGATCACTTTAACATCAAAGCAGAACAAAGAAGAGGCGACGTCTTAA
- a CDS encoding AraC family transcriptional regulator: protein MTIENDDHRVITTVYESHFSCDFHQHDFAHFIYVHQGCHILYTDEQSILTTPGNLIYVPSQTPHRAEVLTHSRLSLLCTTAQPPSESDKINLFTVSPIVAQLFQLWEYDQPKECLEKHYIQVLVDQTLQCTPSSAALVAQGSLDRRLLSVIDTLSNQPNIKISISDLAATTGASVRTLNRLFLTYFDASFKDIRNKVVMDRAEQLMNQGMTATDIAYELQYSSLSAFSSAFKEHKKKTNLNPVLQR, encoded by the coding sequence ATGACTATAGAGAATGATGACCATCGGGTCATAACAACCGTTTATGAAAGCCACTTTTCTTGCGACTTTCATCAGCATGATTTTGCGCACTTTATCTACGTCCATCAAGGGTGCCATATTCTCTATACCGATGAGCAAAGCATCCTAACCACACCCGGTAATCTTATTTATGTCCCTTCCCAAACACCTCATAGAGCAGAGGTGTTAACTCATTCACGACTTAGCCTTTTATGCACAACAGCCCAGCCTCCGTCAGAAAGTGATAAAATTAATTTATTTACCGTTTCCCCTATCGTCGCTCAGCTCTTTCAACTTTGGGAATATGATCAACCCAAAGAGTGTTTAGAGAAGCATTATATTCAAGTTCTGGTCGATCAAACACTTCAATGCACACCATCTTCGGCTGCCCTTGTGGCACAAGGTAGTCTTGACAGAAGATTACTTAGCGTTATTGACACCCTCTCGAATCAACCTAACATCAAAATATCAATATCAGACCTCGCGGCAACTACAGGTGCTTCAGTACGAACATTAAATCGACTTTTTCTCACCTATTTCGATGCTTCTTTTAAAGATATTCGCAACAAAGTGGTAATGGATAGAGCGGAACAGCTAATGAACCAAGGGATGACGGCGACCGACATCGCCTACGAGTTACAATATTCAAGTTTGTCGGCTTTTTCGAGCGCATTTAAAGAACATAAGAAAAAAACCAATCTGAACCCAGTGTTGCAACGATAA